TTGTAGGAGCAAAGAGCTAACCGGCTAAACAAATTAGTCTTTAGTTAATGGAGAAAGAAGTTGTTGAGTTAGTAATCAACTCTTGCTTTAGAAGGAGTATTTCCTAAAAGGCCGTgactttcattttttcttctgttttccTCTCTCTCCCTGTAAAAAGGATTTTCTTTCCCTCCAAAAGAGAATCCCTTTCTCCACTTCCAAGAAGCTCTCCTTTCTGTATGTATCTCAGGTTGATGATGAGATTACTAATAATATTACGCTGCTGCTGATGATAACCATGGAAATCTCATTACCTGTTGAGTCATTTCGTCTTCCTTCCATTCTCAAGAAATCTGGGTTGTCGATGGTTTACTTGTTTTTGGTGAGTGATTTGAGCTAATCTTGAAGATTTAGGTGTCAAATTAGGGTTAAATAAATGACCATCTTGGAGAACCCTAATGTTGTGTGATTCTTGCTTGTTGTGATTACACGAGTATTAATTAGGTTTTGTTAATCCATAACGTTATTATTTGTCTCAAAATTTAATCAAGAATGTATTGTCAATGCATATAATTCACAGCAGATAGGTGTTTGATGCTTGTCCTGTACTATCGTTCATAAATTCAGAATTCACTAGTCACTACATATTGCATTTTGATAATAGGATGCAAATCTTTTTTACACTAGCAGGCTGGTAGATTGAAACCACTTCTAATAGAATGTCGATGTTACTGGTTCTGAAATCCATATAGACGGAATAGCAGCTGAACTCATCAGGGAGGCTTGGATTATATCTTTACTATCTGTTCATTTTGTACAAATTGCTAGTCAAGGCAGTTGGCATAGTAATTTTTCTTGCTCTTGTAATTTTTATTGAGCTGCTTGTTCTTATGGTTACGTTACTTGGTTGAATTAGTTTAGTGTAAGTAGTATAGTGACAAAAATGGTATTCTATTTTCTACAGTTATGGTGTCTAAATGCGGCAGGAAACTGAATTATTTTGGTGTTGTGGAACTAGACTGTCAAGCCGCCTTGGTAATATtactgaagaaggaagaagatctCAAGAAAGCGGAGAGTATAATGCTgttggaagatgaagaatttaACCAAGCAAAGGTAGAGTTGGAACGCCAAGAAGAAGTTGTTGCAGCTTGGTCGACACAGGAAAAAATTGTAGAGGACTTTAAGCTGGCTGATTTCAGTCTAGCCTCTCAAGCCAGGCAGATAGAAGATCTTAAACTTACAGTCAAAGAGAAGGACCGGCATGTTGATTCTGCAAAATGTGCACTTTCTTTGCAGGAAGATGATCTCGATAAGATGAGAAATGAGTTAACTCAAAAGACTGAGGAGGTTACAATGATGGGTTCAGAACTGAACTCCAGGATTCAGCTCCTAAATGAGGCTACTGAGGTAATTAGGAGACAAGGACTCGAGGCCCAAGAGCTTCACTAAATGCTTAATTGAAAGAAACTTGAGCTACAGGAGTCGATTAAGATGAGGCAAAGGAAGACCGAAACTTGCGGAAGAACATTTACAAAAGCGGACTGTGGAGTGGTTTTCAGCAAAAGAAGAACTAAAATAACTGGGGGAAAATGCACACAGAAATTTGGACGAAGCTAGTGAAACTTTTGAAGATTTCAAGAGAGTGAAGAAGCTTCTTGTATATGTGAAATCCGAGCTAGTTCTCAAAAGGCTTTGGCATCTTCCCGGCAGAAAATGGAAGAGCAGAGGAACCAACTTGAAACCAATTGGAAGAACTGAAGAAACAGAAGAGTTTTATGATATCTTACTTATAAAAATTGGAAAACGCACAAGTAAAAGTAGAGAGCGAGCGAGCAGGTATTAGCCTTGCGAAGGATCAAAATAAGGAAGTTAAGGGGACTTGAATCTGGATGAGGAGTTGATATCAAGTTACAAGAGGAGTTGAATAAATTAGATATCTTCTCTTGAATTGGCAAACCAGGAGATTATTTCCATTCAGACTAAGCTAGAACAAAACACTTCTGAATTTGAAGAAATGCAAAATCTCCTTCGTGTTAAAGAGTCAGAACTAGTGGAGGTGACGCTTCAAATTCAGCATCTAAAATCTGAGTGGACTGTTGGAAAATTGGGTTAAACTTGAGgatgaaaaaacagaaaaaagaatGGTGTACCCCTGatttcaaggctctttcgattcttttagacaataattcgacctttcccaataaattggcgagtacaaacggtctctcgaattatgccttcaggattcaatgaagccctaacaccgtaatcgaattcaaggattgtacttccttgacccgaccaagaatcacactgtataaggttctgatgatgccttttagagaagaagaaatgatGGTAATGGGAAGAATCCTTCGCTATCTATAGAGGGTTTCATGCCTTTTAGAGATGTCGTTTCATTTTCAACATGCGCTATCAAAAGTCGTCATCCATTTATGGGAAGAGACGCGACTGTAGAAAATTCTGAAAAACaaattaggttttgaatttcaaaaccagaATAAATTTTCCCCCGGAACCTCGGATAGCGACAAACCATATTAAAAATATCCAACATGGACTTCCAGTCAACTTATGTTACAAGAGAGGGATATTGATCTTCTCCATGCACGGAAAAACTTGAGGAACTAACCAGCAGAGAGAAACAGCTTATCCAAACCAGCAAGGAGTTACAGGATAAAGATAAGGAAGTCGGCATGATGAAATCTGAACTCAATGACACAAAGCTGAGGATATTTAGAGAAGATATGAAATTGATGATATCTTCCCAGAAGAGTCAAAGCTAGCATTACCTCACAGGCAAACATTGATGATATCTTCCCTGAAGAGTGTTTCCAAAGCAGAATATGAAATTGCCCGACTCTCTGACTTGACAGAACAGCTTGTAAAGGATGCAGGAATACTTGATGGTTCTGCAAACTATAAAGGAATATTACAGCTCTTGATCAGTCGTCTAAATATCTGTCCAATTGTACTTAAAACTTAGGCAGGCAGGTGCAAAGAATCTTGCTCTTGTTTTTTTGctgttgttaatttttttttttttttaatatagtgAAGCTCACTCGTCATCCCTCCATATTCCATAGTTGAACAATTGGTTTCAAAGTGAGATTTATGGTTTTGAAAGACATCCATAGATCTTACTATTGAgaaacatttttctttttttgataattACTATTGAGAAACATCAAAGTGAAAACACAGTATTTACAGAAACAGAAATTTGACTGGAAAGGGAGGAACTCAAAAAGATCTTGTGAACAAGACATATTTACGCAGTAGTATGTACTTGATCATATGGTTTCTCATTTTTTCAAGTAACTCTACTACAGTAAGATTCTGCCATTTGGAGTTTCCACTCAAAAAATCCAACAGCCAGTGTTCCATCTCTTTGGATGGAATGAAAAATTCCAAAAGGTGaatgttttttcttgttttctttctcgACAAAATGAGGCTTCAACAACTGTTTTTGACAACATAGACAATCAAATCCCCCAATCTTTGTAATAGTGAACATGTAGGGATATAcgttttaaaataattcttttatacatttatatcaacaattcgagcttggcctaGTGGTTAAGTATTTTGGGCCTGGAGGGTTAGGTCTTAGGATCGAATCACTCTCCCTATTGGTTGtgcatatattatatatatactaGCCCCTGACCCGTGCCGTGTTGGTTCATTTTTTAATATCGTATAAAATGTGTGCCGAATATTTATCAACTCTTGCTGGTACGATGTATGTTAAATATGCTTTGGTCATAGATATTGTAGAGATGTCCCCTCTTTTGTTTTCTCTGTTATACCGGGTAAACAACTGATGTTGTTAACACACTCCATTAAATCAGGAAtgcatactaaaatcatatgcGTTGTCACCATATAGAATTCACAAAAATATATACTACAAATAATTTCAAAGGGAGTTTGTAGGTGTTTAATATCTTAAATTAAGAAAATGAGTTCACCTGCGTGATTTTTTATTTCCTTCCCAAAATCTGTACATAATATGTACTTGCTCGGACCATTTTTCTACTTATTGAAATATAtgttattgaatttttttttttggaaatatatCTCTTGATTTGTAAAACCAATATACTCTTATATTGCAAAGTCCCTTTGGCAGATAAGTGGATATGGCCTTACAAATCAACTCAGTAACAAAAAATATGTATTCGATCATTGAAAGATGCAGGACAATAAGGGAACTTCGAGTTATATGAATTATTTTTATCATGTATAATCATGTTAGATTATTTATTGAAAATGACTTCTAGTTAAATATTTTGGAGCATGAAACAGAATCCCAGAGAACATGTGATTTTGTATCATGTAAGATCATTTTGTAAATATCAATCCATTGTCAAATTATAAATTGTAATCTGAATAATCTTATAAGTTTCTCTCTAAGTTTATCTATTAAGATAAAATCAAAAATCTATTTCCAATAAGTCTAAACAAATATAAACGAAAAATATGTTCTTGAGAAAATCTCACCTTTCTAGACAAAAAAGTTGTGAATAGATTGAAACCCCGACGACCTGTGATAGCAAAATTTTCTAATCTGGCTAATTAAAAGATACAGGCACCCCTAAATTCGAACCATGAGGTTATTGTAATCAATAAGTTTATCTTTAAAAGTGTATACTTCAGCTAAATATACAACAAATGATAtttaagaaaatgataaaaaccccaaaaatatgaaagaatataaaaaagaaaggattttctcaaatgttgttaGCTCAGAGTAGTTTAACTGGTCACAGATGCACGTTTTGTTTGACGGAGATTGAGAGAAAATTGAAAGAAGATTGAACGGAACTATACTCTtggatttgatttttttcctcTTCGCAAACTATCTCCCTTCCCAACTTTATTTCTAATTTTCGTTTGGTCCAAAGTAaggaattagagttttcaaaccCACTCATCCTACCGAATGTGAGAGAGAGAATCAATTGTTCAGTTTTATGGGAAGGTAAGTTTATTATTTTCAATTTATCAAATTTTTCCATTTTGATTTAGAATTTTGAGATGAGAATAAGAGAACATGTAGTGGATTTTTCTCAATTAAAGTGTGTATTCATGGGATCGACCGAAACCGTGAATTTACCAATTGGGAGGAAAAATCAGGACTGGTCTTTATCTTTGCTAACTTAGCAAAGCTTCATTTTATTATACAGTACAAAGAAATAAGCAAAAAAGTATACATAGCTAGGGTAAAGCCGTTACCATAATGACACATCTCGATAATAAGTACTCCCCCTGTCTTTTTTTATATGTCTTAATTTCTACTTTAGTATGTCTTTTTTTATTTGTCCGCCCTGTTTACAAACATATTGTTCCCTTGAACTATCAAATaccctttattttttataatcacaaaatcatttttaatataaacttaatttaaaatcttaaataTTATCACCATATATAtctattcaatatctttgtattaatcgtcattcctttttaaaataaaaacatttatagatagttataaaattcctaataaaacttttacttatacttatataattttatttttgataataaCATAATATTAAATAGGGTTAATCAAGGGTTagtcatgacattttataggatatccttaatattttgaaaaatcaaTTAGGACTGTAATTAAAGACTTATATAATTTTAATTAAAGATGGAGGGAGTGATATTTGTATATTGATTTTGACTTGGGCCCGTTTGTTTGTAGTAATAATATAACGCTacattttgtggtttattttatttttttgatatcaCAACTTTTAAATTATAATGTTACCCATTTGTAGAGGCACAAAATTAACATAGCCTATTGCTACTCACCAACTGTCGCCACCACTACAAAGCCATCTAATACCATTTATTTCTCCACCACAACTGTCACTACCTCCCGTTGGCCGTTTGTCGTActtctaattttgaatcacaaacaTCATGTGTAAAGTTTCGGCTGAACAAACTTAGGTCGTTAattattttattccattatattttattgtattgcaatcaattttattttaacggtTAGAACCATGATTTATATAACCAGAAAGTAAAGGTAGCAGGCACCGTTTAGGTGATCCGACAATTATGATCATTTTTTTCCTAAATGGTATAGTCTCATCCTCAAAATatgatatatatatttatttattttcaatcgtgatgaccaactacatctttcacaatacaacgGTGCCTTTGTTGTAAATATACATAACTAATAATGTCCACgactattcaccaacatcaccaccataaaaccacccATCGACATTATTTTTTTCATCACCACTGATATAttatcgcctccaccaccacTGCTTCTACCAGTCACTAATTCTTCCACTACTAACCACTAATTTAtattgatttaatt
This DNA window, taken from Papaver somniferum cultivar HN1 chromosome 3, ASM357369v1, whole genome shotgun sequence, encodes the following:
- the LOC113361141 gene encoding golgin subfamily A member 6-like protein 7; amino-acid sequence: MVSKCGRKLNYFGVVELDCQAALVILLKKEEDLKKAESIMLLEDEEFNQAKVELERQEEVVAAWSTQEKIVEDFKLADFSLASQARQIEDLKLTVKEKDRHVDSAKCALSLQEDDLDKMRNELTQKTEEVTMMGSELNSRIQLLNEATEVIRRQGLEAQELH